From one Salinibacterium hongtaonis genomic stretch:
- the dnaE gene encoding DNA polymerase III subunit alpha: MLDGAARVKPLIDAAVEQQMPAVAVTDHGNVFGAYDFWKTAKAAGIKPIIGTEAYITPGTARGDKTRIKWGNGGEDDVSGAGAYTHMTLLSETTQGLHNLFRLSSKASLEGYYFKPRMDRELLSQYGKGLIATTGCPSGEVQTRLRLGQYDEAIKAASDFRDIFGKENYFAEIMDHGLGIERRIMDDLLRLAKQLDLPLVATNDLHYTHAHDATSHAALLCVQSGTTLDDPKRFKFDADEFYLKSAAQMRQLFRDHPEACDNTLLIAERCDVSFDEGANYMPRFPVPEGETEESWFIKEVDKGLHFRYPDGIPEDVRRQADYEVGVILQMGFPGYFLVVADFINWSKDNGIRVGPGRGSGAGSMAAYAMRITDLDPLRHGLIFERFLNPDRVSMPDFDVDFDDRRRGEVIKYVTEKYGDERVAQIVTYGTIKAKQALKDSSRVLGFPFGMGEKLTKAMPPPIMGKDIPLTGIFDKSHPRYKEAGDIRAVVETDHEAKTVFETALGLENLKRQWGVHAAGVIMSSEPLLDIIPIMKREQDGQIVTQFDYPACEALGLIKMDFLGLRNLTIISDALDNIESNRGFVLDLEGLELDDQASYDLLARGDTLGVFQLDGGPMRGLLRLMKPDNFEDISAVLALYRPGPMGADSHTNYALRKNGLQEITPIHPELEEPLKEILGGTYGLIIYQEQVMSIAQKVAGFSLGQADILRRAMGKKKKSELDKQYEGFRGGMHERGFSDAAVKSLWDILLPFSDYAFNKAHSAAYGVVSYWTAYLKAHYPAEYMAALLTSVGDSKDKAAVYLNECRRMGIKVLPPDVNESIGFFAAVGDDIRFGLGAVRNVGFNVVELIKQAREEKGRFTSFHDFLKKVPIPVANKRTLESLIKAGAFDSLGHTRRALYEIHEESAEGAVRDKRAEAHGQVGFDFDNLWDEPQQALAVPERPEWSKRDKLAFEREMLGLYVSDHPLAGLELQLAKHASISIAELLTGEAAADGETVTIAGLVTSVQHRTARNSGNPYGLITVEDFGGEITVMFLGKTYQEFSPALVSDSIVVIRARVGVRDDGVNLHASSMFQPDLGQSLGSGPLMISVQEFRATTDVVAALGDVLIRHAGDTEVRLKLIKGSTARMFEVPYPVSVTADLYGELKSLLGPSCLG; this comes from the coding sequence ATGCTGGATGGCGCTGCGCGCGTTAAGCCCCTCATCGATGCCGCGGTAGAGCAGCAGATGCCGGCAGTCGCGGTTACCGACCACGGCAACGTCTTCGGGGCATACGACTTTTGGAAGACCGCCAAGGCCGCGGGAATCAAGCCGATTATCGGCACCGAGGCGTACATCACCCCCGGAACCGCCCGCGGAGACAAGACCAGAATCAAGTGGGGCAACGGCGGAGAAGACGATGTCTCCGGGGCCGGTGCCTACACACACATGACCCTCCTGAGCGAGACGACGCAGGGGCTGCATAACCTTTTTCGGCTCTCGTCCAAGGCATCGCTTGAGGGGTACTACTTCAAGCCGCGCATGGATCGCGAGTTGCTTTCCCAGTATGGCAAGGGCCTCATCGCCACGACGGGCTGCCCGAGCGGCGAGGTTCAAACGCGCCTCCGCCTGGGCCAGTATGACGAAGCGATTAAGGCCGCCTCCGATTTTCGCGACATCTTCGGCAAAGAGAACTACTTCGCCGAAATCATGGATCACGGGCTGGGCATCGAGCGACGCATCATGGACGACCTGCTCAGGCTTGCCAAACAGCTCGACCTTCCGCTTGTCGCGACCAACGATCTGCACTACACCCACGCCCATGACGCGACGAGCCACGCGGCTCTGCTCTGCGTGCAGTCGGGAACGACGCTTGATGACCCCAAGCGGTTCAAGTTTGATGCCGATGAGTTCTATCTCAAGTCGGCCGCGCAGATGCGCCAGCTCTTTCGTGATCACCCTGAGGCCTGCGACAACACTCTTCTCATTGCCGAGCGCTGCGATGTGTCGTTCGACGAGGGCGCCAACTACATGCCCCGCTTCCCGGTTCCCGAAGGAGAGACCGAGGAGTCCTGGTTCATCAAAGAGGTCGATAAGGGCCTGCACTTTCGCTACCCCGACGGCATTCCTGAGGATGTGCGGCGTCAGGCCGACTACGAGGTAGGGGTCATCCTGCAGATGGGCTTCCCCGGGTACTTCCTCGTGGTCGCCGACTTCATTAACTGGTCAAAAGACAACGGGATTCGCGTCGGCCCCGGCCGAGGCTCCGGTGCGGGTTCGATGGCGGCCTACGCCATGCGGATCACCGACCTTGACCCGCTGCGCCACGGGCTCATCTTCGAGCGCTTCCTGAACCCCGACCGCGTCTCTATGCCCGACTTCGACGTCGACTTCGACGATCGTCGCCGCGGCGAGGTCATCAAGTACGTGACCGAAAAGTACGGTGACGAGCGTGTTGCCCAGATCGTCACCTACGGCACAATCAAGGCAAAGCAGGCGCTCAAGGACTCATCTCGAGTTCTCGGGTTTCCCTTTGGCATGGGGGAGAAGCTCACGAAGGCGATGCCGCCGCCCATCATGGGCAAGGACATCCCGCTGACGGGAATCTTCGATAAGAGCCACCCGCGCTACAAAGAGGCCGGCGACATCCGGGCCGTCGTTGAAACCGATCACGAAGCTAAGACAGTTTTCGAGACCGCGCTCGGCCTCGAAAACCTCAAGCGGCAGTGGGGCGTGCACGCTGCGGGTGTGATCATGTCGAGCGAACCGCTGCTCGACATCATCCCGATCATGAAGCGTGAGCAAGACGGCCAGATCGTCACGCAGTTCGACTACCCGGCGTGCGAGGCGCTCGGCCTCATCAAGATGGACTTCTTGGGGCTCCGCAACCTCACGATCATTTCGGATGCTCTTGACAACATCGAGTCGAACCGCGGGTTCGTTCTCGATCTCGAAGGCCTTGAGCTCGACGATCAGGCCTCCTACGACTTGCTAGCAAGGGGAGACACGCTCGGCGTCTTCCAGCTCGATGGCGGCCCCATGCGCGGCCTCCTTCGGTTGATGAAGCCCGACAACTTTGAAGACATTTCGGCTGTGCTGGCGCTTTACCGACCGGGGCCGATGGGTGCGGATTCGCACACTAACTACGCCCTGCGCAAGAACGGGCTTCAGGAGATCACGCCGATCCACCCGGAGCTGGAGGAGCCTCTCAAGGAGATCCTCGGTGGCACCTATGGCCTCATCATCTACCAAGAGCAGGTTATGTCCATTGCCCAGAAGGTCGCAGGGTTCAGCCTGGGTCAGGCCGATATTCTGCGGCGGGCCATGGGCAAGAAGAAGAAGTCCGAACTCGATAAGCAATACGAGGGCTTCCGCGGCGGAATGCACGAGCGCGGCTTCTCCGATGCTGCCGTCAAGTCGCTCTGGGACATCCTGCTTCCGTTCTCTGACTACGCCTTCAACAAGGCCCACTCGGCGGCATACGGTGTCGTGTCGTATTGGACTGCCTACCTCAAGGCCCATTACCCGGCCGAGTACATGGCGGCTCTTCTCACGAGCGTCGGCGATTCCAAGGACAAAGCTGCGGTCTACCTCAACGAGTGCCGCCGCATGGGAATCAAAGTTCTGCCCCCGGATGTCAATGAGTCGATCGGGTTCTTCGCCGCAGTCGGCGACGACATCCGGTTCGGTCTCGGTGCCGTGCGCAACGTTGGCTTCAACGTTGTTGAACTCATCAAGCAGGCCCGCGAGGAGAAGGGGCGATTCACCTCGTTCCACGACTTTCTCAAGAAGGTGCCGATTCCCGTTGCCAACAAACGAACGCTGGAATCCCTCATCAAGGCGGGCGCTTTTGACTCGCTCGGTCACACGCGCAGGGCGCTCTATGAGATTCACGAGGAGTCGGCTGAAGGTGCGGTGCGAGACAAACGCGCAGAGGCCCATGGGCAGGTCGGCTTCGACTTCGACAATTTGTGGGATGAACCTCAGCAGGCGCTGGCCGTTCCCGAGCGGCCAGAGTGGTCCAAGCGGGACAAGCTGGCGTTCGAGCGCGAGATGCTGGGTCTCTATGTTTCGGACCACCCGCTGGCCGGGCTCGAGCTGCAACTGGCCAAGCATGCGAGTATTTCCATTGCCGAACTACTGACGGGCGAGGCCGCCGCCGACGGCGAGACCGTCACAATCGCTGGCCTAGTCACATCCGTGCAGCACCGCACCGCTCGAAACTCCGGCAACCCGTACGGCCTCATCACTGTCGAGGATTTCGGCGGCGAAATCACGGTCATGTTCCTGGGCAAGACCTATCAGGAGTTCTCTCCCGCGCTGGTGAGCGACTCCATCGTCGTCATCCGTGCCCGCGTAGGGGTGCGAGACGACGGCGTCAATCTTCACGCGTCAAGCATGTTCCAGCCCGACCTGGGGCAGAGTCTCGGCTCCGGGCCGCTCATGATCTCGGTGCAGGAGTTCAGAGCGACGACGGATGTTGTCGCAGCGCTCGGCGATGTGCTTATCCGGCATGCAGGCGATACAGAGGTGCGCCTCAAGCTCATCAAGGGCAGCACCGCCCGCATGTTCGAGGTGCCGTATCCGGTGTCGGTGACGGCTGATCTCTATGGAGAACTCAAGTCGCTGCTCGGGCCGTCCTGCCTCGGCTAA
- the hisD gene encoding histidinol dehydrogenase, whose product MIQTIDLRGQRPTTSEFLALIPRSKTDVSAATAIAEDLITAVRTQGSAALLDQAERLDRVRPPRVRVSAEEIAAAVAGLDPRVREALEEAIDRVRQASAAQVPSPTITTLGPGAEVVQRWSPVRRVGFYVPGGKAVYPSSVVMSVVPAQVAGVQAVALASPPQHDFGGSVHPTILGAAGLLGVDEIYAMGGAGAIGAFAYGVPDIGLEPVQLITGPGNVFVAAAKRLVRGQAGIDAEAGPTEILIIADSSADARLVAADLISQAEHDELASSVLVTDSVDLANRVEEQLERLVAQTAHRERVTEALRGIQSAIVLVDDLEVAADFSNAYGPEHLELQVADVDGALELIESAGAIFVGPHSPVSLGDYLAGSNHVLPTGGQARFAPGLGAYTFLRPQQVIRYSEAALRDVEQRIVTLATAEDLPAHAAAVTARFETEK is encoded by the coding sequence ATGATTCAGACAATCGACCTGCGCGGTCAGCGCCCCACCACATCCGAGTTCCTCGCCCTCATCCCGCGTTCCAAGACCGATGTGTCTGCGGCTACGGCAATCGCCGAGGATCTGATCACTGCGGTGCGAACCCAGGGGAGCGCTGCCCTTCTCGACCAGGCAGAGCGCCTCGATCGGGTGCGTCCGCCTCGCGTGAGGGTGTCAGCCGAGGAGATTGCCGCTGCTGTCGCAGGTCTTGACCCGCGTGTTCGTGAAGCGCTCGAAGAAGCGATCGATCGTGTCCGCCAGGCAAGTGCCGCGCAGGTGCCGTCGCCCACCATCACGACCTTGGGTCCAGGAGCCGAGGTCGTTCAACGATGGTCGCCCGTGCGTCGGGTCGGGTTCTATGTGCCCGGTGGCAAGGCGGTGTACCCCTCGAGCGTTGTCATGAGTGTTGTTCCTGCTCAGGTGGCCGGAGTGCAGGCGGTTGCGCTCGCCTCACCCCCGCAACACGATTTCGGCGGTTCAGTTCACCCCACGATTCTGGGCGCAGCAGGTCTTCTCGGCGTGGACGAGATCTATGCCATGGGAGGCGCGGGAGCTATCGGTGCTTTCGCCTATGGCGTTCCCGACATCGGCCTTGAGCCTGTGCAGCTGATTACGGGCCCTGGCAACGTTTTTGTTGCCGCGGCCAAGCGTCTCGTACGCGGCCAGGCGGGAATTGATGCTGAAGCTGGCCCCACCGAGATTCTGATCATCGCCGACTCCTCGGCAGACGCAAGACTCGTTGCAGCTGACCTCATCAGCCAGGCTGAGCACGATGAACTCGCCTCTTCCGTTCTTGTCACGGACTCCGTCGATCTCGCTAACCGGGTCGAGGAGCAACTGGAGCGCCTGGTTGCTCAGACCGCCCACCGCGAGCGCGTCACTGAGGCCCTTCGTGGCATCCAATCGGCCATCGTGCTGGTGGATGACCTCGAGGTCGCTGCCGACTTCAGCAACGCCTACGGGCCGGAGCACCTCGAGCTCCAGGTCGCCGATGTCGACGGTGCACTTGAGCTCATTGAGAGCGCGGGCGCGATCTTTGTCGGCCCCCACTCGCCCGTGAGCCTCGGTGACTATCTCGCCGGCTCCAACCACGTTCTGCCGACGGGCGGCCAAGCGCGTTTCGCTCCGGGCTTGGGTGCTTACACGTTCCTGCGGCCGCAGCAGGTCATCCGTTATTCGGAGGCTGCGCTGCGCGACGTTGAGCAGCGAATTGTCACGCTGGCAACCGCGGAGGATCTGCCGGCCCACGCTGCTGCCGTGACCGCCAGGTTCGAAACGGAGAAGTAA
- the nrdR gene encoding transcriptional regulator NrdR: protein MFCPFCRHPDSRVIDSRTSDDGMSIRRRRQCPECGRRFSTTETASLSVVKRNGVLEPFSREKVVAGVRKACQGRPVTDTDLALLAQRVEEAIRATGASQIDANDIGLAILAPLRELDEVAYLRFASVYQAFESLDDFESAITQLRHEHGDDRLRGSSPTS, encoded by the coding sequence ATGTTCTGCCCATTCTGTCGCCACCCCGATTCCCGCGTCATCGATTCCCGCACCAGTGACGACGGCATGTCGATCCGTCGTCGCCGGCAGTGCCCAGAATGCGGGCGCCGCTTCAGCACGACCGAGACCGCGAGTCTCAGCGTCGTCAAGCGCAACGGTGTTCTCGAACCGTTCAGCCGCGAGAAGGTCGTGGCCGGGGTGCGCAAGGCGTGTCAGGGCAGGCCCGTCACCGACACCGATCTCGCGCTGCTCGCGCAGCGAGTAGAAGAGGCGATCCGAGCAACGGGGGCGTCACAGATCGATGCCAACGACATCGGTCTTGCCATCCTCGCACCGCTCAGGGAGCTCGACGAGGTCGCCTATCTTCGCTTCGCAAGCGTTTACCAGGCGTTTGAGTCTCTCGACGACTTCGAGTCGGCGATTACGCAGCTGCGCCATGAGCACGGCGACGATCGTCTGAGGGGCTCGTCGCCGACCTCATAG